The following proteins come from a genomic window of Meles meles chromosome 1, mMelMel3.1 paternal haplotype, whole genome shotgun sequence:
- the LOC123932222 gene encoding type-1 angiotensin II receptor-associated protein isoform X1 codes for MELPAVNLKMILLVHWLLTTWGCITFSGPYPWANFTILAVGVWAVAQRDSIDAISLFLSGLAATIFLDIVHISVFYQQARFTDTQRFGAGMAILSLLLKPLSCCFVYHMYRERGGELPLRTGFLGPSQERSDYQTIDSPEAPTDPFVGSEGRGHSPQGY; via the exons ATGGAGCTTCCTGCGGTGAACCTGAAG ATGATCCTGCTGGTTCACTGGCTGCTGACGACCTG GGGCTGCATCACGTTCTCGGGCCCTTACCCCTGGGCCAACTTCACCATCCTGGCGGTGGGCGTGTGGGCCGTGGCTCAGCGGGACTCCATCGACGCCATAAGTCTG TTTCTCAGTGGCTTGGCGGCCACCATCTTCCTGGACATCGTCCACATCAGCGTCTTCTACCAGCAGGCCCGCTTCACGGACACACAACGCTTCGGTGCGGGCATGGCCATCCTCAGCCTGCTCCTCAAGCCCTTGTCTTGCTGCTTCGTCTACCACATGTACCGGGAGCGCGGGGGTGAGCTCCCGCTCCGCACCG gtttcCTTGGACCATCACAGGAGCGCAGTGACTACCAGACGATTGACTCACCAGAGGCGCCCACAGACCCCTTTGTAGGCTCGGAGGGCAGGGGTCACTCCCCACAAGGGTACTGA
- the LOC123932222 gene encoding type-1 angiotensin II receptor-associated protein isoform X2 yields MELPAVNLKMILLVHWLLTTWGCITFSGPYPWANFTILAVGVWAVAQRDSIDAISLFLSGLAATIFLDIVHISVFYQQARFTDTQRFGAGMAILSLLLKPLSCCFVYHMYRERGGFLGPSQERSDYQTIDSPEAPTDPFVGSEGRGHSPQGY; encoded by the exons ATGGAGCTTCCTGCGGTGAACCTGAAG ATGATCCTGCTGGTTCACTGGCTGCTGACGACCTG GGGCTGCATCACGTTCTCGGGCCCTTACCCCTGGGCCAACTTCACCATCCTGGCGGTGGGCGTGTGGGCCGTGGCTCAGCGGGACTCCATCGACGCCATAAGTCTG TTTCTCAGTGGCTTGGCGGCCACCATCTTCCTGGACATCGTCCACATCAGCGTCTTCTACCAGCAGGCCCGCTTCACGGACACACAACGCTTCGGTGCGGGCATGGCCATCCTCAGCCTGCTCCTCAAGCCCTTGTCTTGCTGCTTCGTCTACCACATGTACCGGGAGCGCGGGG gtttcCTTGGACCATCACAGGAGCGCAGTGACTACCAGACGATTGACTCACCAGAGGCGCCCACAGACCCCTTTGTAGGCTCGGAGGGCAGGGGTCACTCCCCACAAGGGTACTGA